A portion of the Anoxybacillus gonensis genome contains these proteins:
- a CDS encoding galactokinase — protein MDELVRDFIQLFGQSGQDIYTFFAPGRVNLIGEHTDYNGGYVLPCSLHIGTYVVARLNDDGMIRLYSKNFHDDGIVSIRKDELSYEECHGWANYPKGIIQALMPKHVRKGIDVLYYGNIPNGAGLSSSASIELATAVMLNELFQLRMEMMELVKISQKVENEYIGVNCGIMDQFAVGMGKAGHALLLDCQTLKYQYLPLSLEDCSIVIANTNKKRELADSAYNERRATCEQALAKLQRYVSIHSLSDLTIEQFNEYAHVLSPIEQKRVRHVVSENERTKQAASALQKGDLHTFGQLMRKSHESLRDDYEVTGKELDTLVEAAWKHKGTIGARMTGAGFGGCTVNIVKDDHIPSFIEEVGKMYEMEIGYAPSFYVAKIGDGAKQLTKEGESMR, from the coding sequence ATGGATGAGTTAGTGCGTGATTTTATTCAATTATTCGGTCAAAGTGGGCAAGACATTTATACGTTTTTTGCCCCCGGTCGTGTCAATTTAATCGGTGAACATACTGATTATAACGGAGGGTATGTGCTCCCTTGTTCATTGCATATCGGAACGTATGTGGTCGCTCGATTAAATGATGATGGGATGATTCGGCTCTATTCCAAAAACTTTCATGACGATGGAATCGTTTCGATAAGAAAGGACGAACTCTCCTATGAAGAGTGTCATGGATGGGCGAATTATCCAAAGGGAATCATCCAAGCACTTATGCCGAAACATGTTCGAAAGGGCATTGACGTCTTATACTATGGCAATATTCCAAATGGGGCAGGGCTATCTTCTTCTGCTTCTATCGAGCTCGCTACCGCCGTTATGTTGAACGAGTTGTTTCAACTTCGTATGGAGATGATGGAATTAGTAAAAATTAGTCAAAAAGTCGAAAATGAATATATCGGTGTGAATTGCGGGATTATGGATCAATTTGCGGTCGGAATGGGGAAAGCAGGACATGCGTTATTGCTTGATTGCCAGACACTGAAGTACCAATATTTGCCCCTTTCTTTAGAAGATTGTTCGATTGTTATTGCAAATACAAATAAAAAGCGAGAGTTAGCGGATTCAGCATATAACGAGCGCCGTGCGACATGTGAACAGGCGCTTGCCAAATTACAGCGCTATGTAAGCATCCACTCTCTTAGTGATTTAACGATCGAGCAGTTTAACGAATATGCACATGTTCTTTCACCGATAGAACAAAAACGAGTGCGTCATGTCGTTTCGGAAAATGAACGAACGAAACAAGCTGCCTCTGCTTTACAAAAGGGAGATTTGCATACATTTGGACAATTGATGCGCAAATCACATGAATCATTGCGTGATGATTACGAAGTGACGGGAAAAGAGTTAGATACGCTCGTGGAGGCAGCGTGGAAACATAAAGGGACGATTGGGGCACGCATGACAGGAGCGGGGTTTGGCGGTTGTACAGTAAATATTGTAAAAGACGATCATATTCCGTCGTTTATCGAAGAAGTTGGGAAAATGTATGAAATGGAGATAGGGTATGCACCAAGTTTTTACGTAGCGAAAATTGGTGACGGGGCGAAACAACTGACAAAAGAAGGGGAGAGCATGCGATGA